The DNA window tgaagaatctcatcatagtgtacacacgcCCCGTGGCCCTCTCAGAATTCCCCAcgaggaaatgttctagttttgaTTAGTAAACATAATTCTTTAAGTGCAAAGCCTGTCTCCGTCAACAAGGTTTTTTAGCCCAAACTCGATGAATGGCTtggacaaacaaacagcagaagtATTAACTACAGCCAGCAAAGAGCATTTTTTTCAGACATAACTTACAAGTATAGGGCCTGGCCGAAATGGGATTTTGAGATTGGTAGCCTAACAATATTCGGGGGGTAAATACACAGATTGTTGATATAATGAATACTTGATATGAATAGACCTGTCCTGTGTGGATTACGCATCAATTTGAAAGCTGCTTtcttaaataactttattaaagaacacttaacattaaacattattgTATACATACCATGAACTAACTGAGACAATAaggaattaattaataaattaaagagCCATACAAACACCAGTTATGTGTGcagtatcagtcaattactgaaaacgtttttgtatttcaAAACTTGAGTGAGTCTTATTCTCAGAAATCATATTTACAGCAACATACTTTCCCAGAAACAAgcaacagcaataaaaaaaacttttgataaGAATGTATCTGATAATTCTCTCAATGCACCTTCAGACTATGAATTTAAGTAGCAGAATGTCTTCCAGACTTAGGATGACCTTTTAGTGACCTACGAGATCAGCACGTCGTCCATGCACAACACGCATATGAACAATATTGTTGTTACAGTTGCAATAACTTTGCATAACTTTTACTGCGCATATAAACACGGTACAAACTTTGCCCCAGCTGCGGCGTCTTATCGGTGAGTTATAGTCAGCAATGGCTTATCTATTAAACTCCAGGCAACGCACTAAGCAAACACTGCGTCAAAAGAGCATTGTAAGTGGAAGATGTGCCTATCCCACTTGACGTGACTGTCTTTATATCCGCCATGGGGCTGCGAGGATCTAAACAACCAGAAGCCCAAGTTCTCCTCCTGGGCCTGGACAACGCTGGGAAATCCACTCTCCTCTACAAACTCAAACACAACGCGTGTGTGAGCACGGTGCCAACCATCGGATTCAACGTGGAAATGTTCGAGGCGAGGAAGAACAGGAAGAACCTCGCCGTAACCATGTGGGACGTCGGTGGTCAGGGGAAGATGCGCGAACACTGGACGAGTTTCCACCACGACGCGGCGGCGGTGGTGTTCGTGGTGGACAGCTCGAGCAGGGAGCGTCTGGAGGAGGCGCGCAGGGAGCTGGAGAAAACGCTGAGGAGCGAGCAGCTGCGGGGCCGACCGCTGATTCTCCTCGCCAACAAACAGGACGTGAACGGAGCTCTGACCGTCACTGAACTCAAAGACACATTGAACCTGAAGAAGATCTGCTCAGGCCGGGACTGGTTCGTGCAGCCTTGTTCCGCGTCGACGGGAGTTGGAGTTGAAGAGGCTTTCAGTCGGGTGGTccaaatggtcaaataaaacagCTGGATTTATTTATGTGAGATGTATAGTTTCCAAATCATTGACAATATGGCGAAATCATTTTCAAATGAGTTTGTAAATCTGAATTCCTTTAtagcaacaacaaataatttGTAATTAAAGAGGTCACACCTTTTAGTTCTTTATTGCGCATGTGTATTATCTGAATGCAGAATTTTTCAAGCTGAAAATATTACGTTCTTTCATATGACACTGTTATGAATACTGCAGGGAACACAAGATACCATGAAGTCTGTGTGTATTAGAACCAACGCTGAGCACCACAAATACACAATAAGTTACTGTAGAAATGATTTCAGCTTAAACATAATTCCTTCATCTTACTGAGCCTTTAACATTAAACGCTTGGGTTTATAGAGGCAACTCGCTGATACATCAATATCAGCAGATAAGAATGTGATAAAGACATTGCTGTAGGAAGTTTGGCTCGTGCTTTATGTAGTTATAAATGTTGATAAATCATGATCATGAGTCAATAATCCGCCCAGTCTGTGGTGGTAAATGCTAAACTGttaatgttgtgtttatttcaagataattgtGAGGATATAAAAAGCTATAAAGCAAGAAATAAAAACGATTTTTACGATATGGCAACCCCAAAGTTGTTGTTAATGATGATTTATAactcatttataaagtattactATAGATAATTTTTAATACTAGCAAAGCCATTTATTAATGCCCCAttagaaaatatattcaaaCTTGAGCACTTGCCGATATATTCCTTGGAACAAATGGAGCAATGGGAGATTAAATCGTTTGCCAGTGTACATTATGTTCTTGCACAGAGGCACATAgttgaggcagcagcagcagcagcgtcctGAGATCCATTCTAACGACATGAAACACAGCCTCAAGTGTTGAAAGTCATTCAGTGAGACCCCTTTTCATCCAGCTGGCGTCCTTGTCATGTAGCTTGTCCCCTGCTGGATTCCGGCCATCCTCTGCTCCCATGATCCCGCACTGTTTCCTCATATGTAGGCAGGCGTTTGCACTCCTCGTATGAAGGCAGCTGAGCAGCAGGAGCCGGATCTCTCAGGCTGTCCGGTGTGGTGCTCTCCATGAGCGGCTCCTGTGATGTGGTAACGGTCGGGTGTCCACCGTTAGGCGGGGTGAGCTGCCGGGATCTGGAACACAACATACGCTGCACAAAGTATCCCACAGCGAAGAGTAGCAGCATTATAAGCACCCCGGAAAGTTTCCGGGTGACCATAGCGATGTTGTAGTAGGTCTTGTCCACGAACTGCTTGCAACAGGTGACGGCGATGGTGTTGTTTCCCTGCGCGCAGCAGACCTGGTCATCGTGACAAATGTCTTGGCCACATTTTCGGATGGAATAAACGACTGTGCGAACAAGAAAGCAAACCGTGAACGCCGTCACTGTTTGGCATCTGTAGAAAAGCATCGCTGTGGCTTTTAAAATGGGAGAAATGATCCTGTGAAACTCGATGGTCAAGCTTTGGAGAAAAAAGGGTGCAGGCCAGAGCAATTCACTTAATACGCTGAAAGATGCGTTGGCTGAAACGTTGATGCACAGCCATCATCAACATACCCAGAAAAACTCCCCAAAAAGACGGGATCTGAAACAAAACGATACGTCCAAATGTTCATGGAATAGTCAGCACTCAGCGGAGGACAATTGGGACTACGCAGACAGCCGGATGCCTCTCTGCAACATATGAATATGCTAATGAGCTAGAAATTAACTCCTAAGTGTACTTCAACGTGCCCTTGATTTATTATGCACTTAGTGGGTCTATTGATGCCGTCCAGCAACTCGTAATCTTGCATAAAGTAGCTTTTTCATTGGACGTGGAAGTAAACAGGCGCCCAGGAGATCGACCAGCCCTGTCTGCAGCGCTGACAGGTAACCCTGTGATATATCATGCAGGTGGGAGGGGACAGTGAAGCCACAGGAGACGTTTCAGAACCGTGGACAGCGCTCAACACGCCCACTGACGGAGACAATGAGGGGCGCTGTCCGAGGTGCTGACACAACCAAACctaaataactaaatgtttTCGTTGGCAAGGGCGCAGAGAATTTCCATTTGCAATATTAATACTCATGTACATTAAGAGGTCGAGTCAGGTCTTCATTTAAAAGGCTGCAATGCTTTGGTTGATGTCCATTTAGGCTGATTAGTATTCTGTAAGTGCAAGGCATCAGTCAttttctgaccatttaaataaagaataaaacataTAGATCAGTgaatgttcagtatcagtcaattccTGCccttgtaaaaaatgtaaaaaaaaaaaaaaaaaaagggtttagaCTTGGATATCTGCATGTATTGGGCAAAACAATACTGATGTTTGTGATAGAATATCAGACATATGGCTGTTAAGTGActgaaagtgttaaaaaaaaaaaaaaaaaaaaatcacaagatgGACTAATTGTTTTACTGGATGTGGCAGGCACAGCCAACATTTTATATTGCAGCATTTCCCCCTTACAATGATGGATCAATAATGTGACTACATGATGAGTAGGCTGTGGGTAGTAATGGAGGAAAGTGCTCCCTAATAGCATGTCTGCTTTTCTCCTCAGAAAAATAGCTGGTATTATGT is part of the Centropristis striata isolate RG_2023a ecotype Rhode Island chromosome 11, C.striata_1.0, whole genome shotgun sequence genome and encodes:
- the LOC131980863 gene encoding ADP-ribosylation factor-like protein 14, whose translation is MGLRGSKQPEAQVLLLGLDNAGKSTLLYKLKHNACVSTVPTIGFNVEMFEARKNRKNLAVTMWDVGGQGKMREHWTSFHHDAAAVVFVVDSSSRERLEEARRELEKTLRSEQLRGRPLILLANKQDVNGALTVTELKDTLNLKKICSGRDWFVQPCSASTGVGVEEAFSRVVQMVK